Below is a genomic region from Acidobacteriota bacterium.
CAATCACATCAGCATTTTTGCGAAGTCGCGCACACCACGCCAGACGTGGGAGCTTCGAGTTACAGGTACAGGTGATGTTCATGGAAGAAAAGCATCCTGAACTTTTGCTTTATGTTGAAGGCTCAGAAATTCCAAATTCGACCCGGGCATACATATCTGCCAGGTCCAGTGTACATTCCAGAGAAGTTAACTCAATTGATTGGTCTAATCCTTGAGCCAGGGTTGGCGCCCAGCTTTCATCAGGTTGTTTTTGCCAGAGGGTGACGGTTGGTGATTCCTGATCAATCAAAAGATATGCACGAACAGTTGAAATTTCTTTATAGGCTTCGAATTTCGCATGACGATCCAGTTCCGCTGTTGTTGGGGACATTACTTCCACAATCAAAATTGGATTGAGAAGCATGTCAATCCCGCGAAATTGTTCAAGCTGAACGGTTCCACACACCACCGAAGCATCTGGATACCGATACGGCGGAAGGGTTGGCGTTTTGATTGGCTGATCTGAGGTAAATGCTTCGCACTGGCGACCAGACTGTTCCAGGTGATTCCCAATCCTGCGAAACACATTCCCTGCAATCCGGCTATGAGCCAGACTCCCCCCGCTCATACAGAGGATGTCGCCATCCCAATATTCAAACCGGGTGGTGTTGGCGTGTTCGAGGGCAAAATATTCGTCGAGTGAGTAAAAATGTTTCGGGTTGGCTGACATAAAACAGATCTCCCTTGACGATCCATTATTTCGTCATTTTGCCAGTTTGTCACCTTGTCAATTTGTCACCTTGTCAATTTGTCACCTTGTCAATTTGTCACCTCGTCAATTTGTCACCTCGTCAATTTGTCACCTTGTCAATTTGTCACCTTGTCAGTTTGTCACCCGGTCATTCTGTCATTGAAAAGTCGAATTTCTCAAAAACGTGTAACTCCCTGACAAATCAGGCTTTACGTTTGTCAGCTTGTTGCTGCCGATGGCCACGTTGTTTGGATACCAAAGAAAGATCGTGGGAACTTCCTCAACGATTTTCTTTTGTGCCAGCCCGTAAAGTTGCTTTTGCTCTTCCTGGTTGAGTGTTGCTCCGGCTTTGCGCAGCCAGCCGTCAACTTCAGCATTGCGATAGTGGCTGCGGTTGGCACCTTCGCTGTAATTTTTCTCTTTGGTTGGGATGCGCGACGAATCAAACGCATAACTCAAATAATCAGGGTGCTGATTGGCACCGATGCTCGTCAAGGTGTAGAGCTGGAAATTCCCGGCGTTGACATCGCTTAGAAACGTCTGAAATTCAAAGGATCGGATTTCAAGCTGAATGCCGACTTGCTTGAATTGTTCCTGCAACACGGTGGCAATCTGACGAGCCAGCGGCAGGGAAGACGTTTTGATTTCAAGTTTGAGCCGTGTTTGAGGTCCGTCTCCATCCGGGTCGCGGTATCCGGCTTCGTCGAGCAGCTTTTTAGCCAGTGCCGGGTCATAGTCAAGCTTTGGCAGGTCAGCCGGATAGGCCCATTGCTCCGGCGGAAGTGGCCCATAGGCCGGACGCGCCATATTGCGCAGGACATTCTTGATAAAACTCTCGCGGTTGACGGCATGCACCAGTGCCTGTCGAACTTTGACGTTCTTCAAAATCGGGTCATCACAATTGATTCCAAGGTGGGAAATATTGGTGCCAGTACTTTGCCAGACAGTGAGATTGGCTGTTTGGGCCAGCTTTTCAACCGTGTCGGAAGCCAGATCGGCATTGACGGCTAACTGGACGCCGCCTTGACGGAGTTCGAGTTCACGGACGGCGCTATCCGGGATAAATCGGACGCGAACTTTTTCAAGCTTCGGAGCACCCTCAAAGTACTGAGGAAACGCCTCCATCGTGATTTCACGGTCAACCTGATAGTCTGCGACCTTAAATGGTCCAGTACCAATCGGTTTCGTTTCAGCCGTGCCGCCGCTGTCTTTTGGAATGATCCCAATCGCCACCAGACTGACCAGCATCGGAGAATTGGGCTCTTTACAGCGAAAGATCACTGTTTGTGGGTTGGGGGCTTCAATGACGTCAACCTTAATAAAATCGCCCTTCTTCGCGGAATTGAAATTTGGGTCGCGGAGCGTGTCAAACGTGTATTTGACGTCTTCAGCAGTTAACGGTTTGCCATTGTGGAACATCACCCCAGGTTTCAGATGAAAGGTAAAGACTTTGGCATCTGGGGTGACTTCAAAGGTCGCCAGTTCGGGAACGACCTCCAACCGGTCATTTTTGTTGACGAGTGTGTTAAAGAGCAACTGATGCAACCGGGCTGAGACGCTGTCATTGCCAACCCGAGGATCAATGCTCTTGGGGGCTTTTTCAGTTGCCATCACGAGCAACCCCGGTGTGGGCTGCTGGTTTCGCCGACAACCTGAGGCGAGTAAAAACGGAAGCAAAACAAGAAGTCCAAGACAGGCAAGTTTGTGCATAGGTAG
It encodes:
- a CDS encoding Uma2 family endonuclease, with product MSANPKHFYSLDEYFALEHANTTRFEYWDGDILCMSGGSLAHSRIAGNVFRRIGNHLEQSGRQCEAFTSDQPIKTPTLPPYRYPDASVVCGTVQLEQFRGIDMLLNPILIVEVMSPTTAELDRHAKFEAYKEISTVRAYLLIDQESPTVTLWQKQPDESWAPTLAQGLDQSIELTSLECTLDLADMYARVEFGISEPST
- a CDS encoding ABC transporter substrate-binding protein → MHKLACLGLLVLLPFLLASGCRRNQQPTPGLLVMATEKAPKSIDPRVGNDSVSARLHQLLFNTLVNKNDRLEVVPELATFEVTPDAKVFTFHLKPGVMFHNGKPLTAEDVKYTFDTLRDPNFNSAKKGDFIKVDVIEAPNPQTVIFRCKEPNSPMLVSLVAIGIIPKDSGGTAETKPIGTGPFKVADYQVDREITMEAFPQYFEGAPKLEKVRVRFIPDSAVRELELRQGGVQLAVNADLASDTVEKLAQTANLTVWQSTGTNISHLGINCDDPILKNVKVRQALVHAVNRESFIKNVLRNMARPAYGPLPPEQWAYPADLPKLDYDPALAKKLLDEAGYRDPDGDGPQTRLKLEIKTSSLPLARQIATVLQEQFKQVGIQLEIRSFEFQTFLSDVNAGNFQLYTLTSIGANQHPDYLSYAFDSSRIPTKEKNYSEGANRSHYRNAEVDGWLRKAGATLNQEEQKQLYGLAQKKIVEEVPTIFLWYPNNVAIGSNKLTNVKPDLSGSYTFLRNSTFQ